A section of the Mesorhizobium loti genome encodes:
- a CDS encoding malonate--CoA ligase, with the protein MSNHLFDAFRSRMPPPGRLLMETDDGRSLSYGDMLARSAQLAHALLQLHVEPGDRIAVQVEKSPEAVLLYLACVRAGAVFLPLNTAYTLTELGYFFEDAAPRVIVCDPAKSADIERMVAPSGAVVVTLDRTGRGSLTDQASRQSSDFHDVERGEDDLAAILYTSGTTGRSKGAMLSHGNLASNARVLVDQWRFTSGDVLIHALPIFHTHGLFVATNVILMAGASMLFEQKFDPARIISLLPRATAVMGVPTFYTRLLRQDGLDREAAKNIRLFVSGSAPLLAETHRAWRERTGHAILERYGMTETNMNTSNPYEGERRAGTVGFPLPGVSLRITDPDSGKPLAQGEVGMIEVKGPNVFGGYWRMPEKTKAEFRADGFFITGDLGMVDADGYVHIVGRGKDLIISGGYNIYPKELESEIDALDGVNESAVIGVAHPDFGEGVTAVVVRAPASRITGAEILSAIAGRLAKYKHPKQVIFVDELPRNTMGKVQKNILRDTYKDLYAS; encoded by the coding sequence ATGAGCAATCATCTGTTCGATGCGTTCCGGTCCCGGATGCCGCCGCCCGGGCGCCTGTTGATGGAAACCGATGATGGGCGCTCGCTCAGCTATGGCGACATGCTGGCGCGGTCGGCGCAGCTCGCGCACGCGCTCCTGCAATTGCATGTCGAGCCCGGCGACCGGATCGCCGTGCAGGTCGAGAAGAGCCCGGAGGCGGTGCTGCTCTATCTCGCCTGCGTGCGCGCTGGTGCCGTCTTCCTGCCCCTCAACACGGCCTACACGCTGACCGAGCTTGGATATTTCTTCGAGGATGCAGCACCTCGGGTCATCGTCTGCGATCCGGCGAAATCGGCGGATATCGAGCGGATGGTCGCGCCATCCGGTGCCGTCGTGGTCACGCTCGACCGCACTGGCCGGGGATCGCTGACGGACCAGGCATCGCGGCAATCCTCCGATTTCCATGATGTCGAGCGCGGCGAGGACGATCTCGCGGCGATCCTCTACACGTCGGGAACGACCGGCCGCTCGAAAGGCGCCATGCTCAGCCATGGGAACCTGGCATCGAATGCGCGTGTGCTGGTCGACCAATGGCGCTTCACATCAGGCGACGTGCTGATCCATGCGCTGCCGATCTTCCACACGCATGGCCTGTTCGTCGCCACCAATGTCATCCTGATGGCCGGCGCCTCGATGCTGTTCGAGCAGAAATTCGATCCGGCCCGCATCATCTCACTGCTGCCGCGCGCCACGGCGGTGATGGGCGTGCCGACCTTCTATACCAGGCTGCTGCGGCAGGACGGGCTGGACCGCGAGGCGGCGAAGAACATCCGCCTGTTCGTGTCCGGCTCGGCGCCGCTGCTGGCCGAGACGCACAGGGCCTGGCGCGAGCGCACCGGTCACGCCATCCTCGAACGCTACGGCATGACCGAGACCAACATGAACACGTCCAACCCCTATGAGGGCGAACGGCGCGCCGGCACCGTCGGCTTCCCGCTGCCTGGCGTGTCGCTGCGCATCACCGATCCCGATAGCGGCAAGCCGCTGGCCCAGGGCGAGGTCGGCATGATCGAGGTCAAGGGCCCGAACGTGTTTGGCGGCTACTGGCGCATGCCGGAAAAAACCAAGGCGGAATTCCGCGCCGACGGCTTCTTCATCACGGGCGATCTCGGCATGGTCGACGCCGACGGTTATGTCCATATCGTCGGCCGCGGCAAGGACCTGATCATCTCGGGCGGCTACAACATCTATCCCAAGGAGCTCGAAAGCGAGATCGACGCGCTTGATGGAGTGAACGAAAGCGCCGTCATCGGCGTCGCCCATCCGGATTTCGGCGAAGGCGTCACGGCCGTCGTCGTGCGGGCGCCGGCATCCCGGATCACCGGAGCCGAAATTCTCAGCGCCATCGCCGGGCGCTTGGCCAAGTACAAGCACCCGAAGCAGGTGATCTTCGTCGACGAACTGCCGCGCAACACCATGGGCAAGGTGCAAAAGAATATTCTGCGCGACACGTACAAGGACCTCTACGCATCGTAG
- a CDS encoding NAD(P)/FAD-dependent oxidoreductase codes for MQTVDCVVAGAGVVGLAIARALALSGREVVVVEQADAIGTVTSSRNSEVIHAGLYYAPGSLKARLCVEGRRLLYAYCAGHAVAHARTGKLIVASEPSQIDGLRKIEANARRCGVDDLRFLTRGEAESLEPALACAGALLSPSTGIVDSHALMLALRGDAEAAGASFALLTTVVGAAIEAGGIRIETRDANGETFALEADTFVNAAGLDAQAVARRIDGFPGNLIPRQWLARGSYFALPGRSPFSRLIYPVPVEGGLGVHLTLDLSGSARFGPDVEWIERVDYTVDPGRGAAFYEAIRRYWPDLADGALQPAYAGVRPKLSGPGQAAADFMIQGPADHGAGRIVNLFGIESPGLTASLAIADHVAELLHTRL; via the coding sequence ATGCAGACGGTCGATTGTGTCGTCGCCGGAGCGGGCGTCGTCGGGCTTGCCATCGCCAGGGCGCTTGCCTTGTCCGGGCGCGAGGTGGTCGTGGTCGAACAGGCCGACGCGATCGGTACAGTCACCAGTTCGCGCAATTCCGAAGTCATCCATGCCGGTCTTTATTACGCACCGGGAAGCCTGAAGGCCCGGCTCTGCGTCGAAGGGCGGCGGCTTCTCTATGCCTACTGCGCCGGGCACGCCGTCGCCCACGCGCGCACCGGCAAGCTGATCGTTGCCAGCGAGCCCAGCCAGATCGATGGGTTGCGGAAGATCGAGGCCAATGCCCGACGCTGCGGGGTCGACGATCTCCGGTTCCTGACGCGCGGCGAAGCCGAGAGCCTGGAACCGGCGCTGGCATGCGCGGGCGCGCTGTTGTCGCCGTCGACCGGCATTGTCGACAGCCATGCGCTGATGCTGGCGTTGCGCGGCGACGCCGAGGCGGCCGGCGCGTCCTTTGCCTTGCTCACCACTGTCGTCGGAGCGGCGATCGAGGCCGGCGGGATCCGGATCGAAACGCGCGATGCCAATGGCGAGACCTTCGCCCTGGAGGCAGACACCTTCGTCAATGCCGCGGGCCTCGATGCGCAGGCCGTGGCCCGCCGGATCGACGGCTTTCCAGGGAATCTCATCCCACGGCAATGGCTCGCGCGCGGGAGTTATTTCGCCCTTCCAGGCCGATCGCCGTTTTCGCGGCTGATCTATCCGGTTCCGGTCGAAGGTGGCCTTGGCGTCCATCTGACTCTCGATCTGAGCGGCAGCGCGCGTTTCGGGCCTGATGTCGAATGGATCGAGCGCGTGGACTATACAGTCGATCCCGGCCGAGGCGCTGCCTTCTACGAGGCGATCCGGCGTTATTGGCCTGATCTTGCCGACGGTGCCCTGCAACCGGCCTATGCCGGCGTCAGGCCGAAGCTATCCGGACCGGGTCAGGCGGCCGCCGATTTCATGATCCAGGGGCCGGCCGATCATGGCGCCGGGCGGATCGTCAATCTGTTCGGCATAGAGAGCCCCGGCCTGACCGCGAGCCTGGCGATCGCCGACCATGTCGCCGAGCTGCTGCATACGCGATTATAA
- a CDS encoding GntR family transcriptional regulator, with the protein MTYGAANLNDDGTGSKSTLASTVYHQLRDDLLGGALEVESKLRVEWVVSKYGAGASPVREALNRLASEGLLGRHDQRGFFIMPVSATELEELTRTRCWLEERALRESIAHRTTEWEEQLVLALHRLGRASRCSPQNLPSLDPDWEKLHRTFHRVLISACRSHWLVGFCDQLSDHAYRYRQMANDSESMQRDDFGEHRRIAECALDGNADGAVQALIDHYQLTASICMERFKQGEVAKAAASAERARR; encoded by the coding sequence TTGACATACGGCGCTGCCAACCTGAACGACGACGGCACAGGATCCAAGAGTACGCTTGCCAGTACGGTCTATCACCAATTGCGGGATGATCTTCTTGGCGGCGCTCTGGAAGTCGAAAGCAAGCTGCGGGTCGAGTGGGTTGTTTCCAAGTATGGCGCCGGTGCCTCCCCTGTCCGTGAAGCCCTTAATCGCCTTGCCTCCGAGGGTCTCCTTGGCCGTCACGATCAGCGTGGCTTCTTCATCATGCCGGTCAGTGCGACGGAGCTGGAGGAGCTGACGCGCACCCGCTGTTGGCTCGAGGAACGGGCGCTTCGCGAATCCATTGCCCACCGCACCACCGAGTGGGAAGAACAACTGGTGCTGGCGCTGCATCGCCTGGGCCGCGCCTCTCGATGTTCGCCGCAAAATCTCCCGTCGCTCGATCCGGACTGGGAGAAATTGCACCGCACCTTCCACCGTGTGCTGATCTCGGCCTGCCGGTCGCACTGGCTGGTGGGTTTCTGCGATCAGCTTTCAGATCACGCCTATCGCTACCGGCAAATGGCCAATGACAGCGAGAGCATGCAGCGCGACGATTTCGGGGAACACCGGCGGATCGCCGAATGCGCGCTGGACGGCAATGCCGACGGCGCCGTCCAGGCCTTGATCGATCACTACCAGCTGACCGCTTCCATATGCATGGAGCGCTTCAAGCAAGGCGAAGTCGCAAAAGCCGCCGCTTCGGCCGAGCGCGCTAGGCGGTAA
- the nagA gene encoding N-acetylglucosamine-6-phosphate deacetylase has product MSDRFALTGARIFDGDNWHEGLALVVRDGLVEAIVRQGALPSDVRVVDAGGGMLVPGFVDIQVNGGGGVMLNDHPDVASIETICRAHAPFGTTALLATLITDTPAITAAAIAAGEAAALRKVPGFLGLHLEGPHLSIARKGAHDPALIRPMTDADQAMLIAARRKLPVLLTTVAPESVEPARVAALAKAGVVVSLGHSDTSYLRAKTFAEAGASVVTHLFNAMSQIGNREPGLAGTAIDVGSLSAGLIADGIHVHPATIRIALDAKQGPGKIVLVTDAMAPIGTDMTSFTLNGRTIYRKDGSLRLADGTLAGADLDMISAIRFMHGVVGVELSEALRMASLYPAQAIGQSHRLGRFANGTAADIVALSDDLGIGSVWIGGEKVFEAGAPR; this is encoded by the coding sequence ATGAGCGACCGTTTTGCCCTGACAGGCGCCCGCATTTTCGATGGCGACAACTGGCATGAAGGCTTGGCGCTCGTCGTGCGCGACGGCCTTGTCGAGGCCATAGTGCGCCAAGGTGCCCTGCCCTCGGACGTCCGTGTTGTGGACGCCGGCGGCGGCATGCTGGTGCCGGGCTTTGTCGACATCCAGGTCAATGGCGGCGGCGGCGTCATGCTCAACGACCACCCCGATGTCGCCTCGATCGAAACCATCTGCCGGGCGCACGCGCCGTTCGGCACGACGGCGCTGCTGGCGACGCTGATCACCGACACGCCCGCGATCACCGCTGCCGCCATCGCCGCCGGCGAAGCAGCCGCGCTGCGGAAGGTACCCGGTTTCCTCGGCCTGCATCTCGAGGGTCCGCATCTGTCGATCGCGCGCAAGGGCGCGCATGATCCGGCGTTGATCCGGCCGATGACGGACGCCGACCAGGCGATGCTGATCGCGGCGCGGCGGAAGCTGCCGGTGCTGCTCACCACGGTCGCGCCGGAATCCGTCGAACCGGCGCGGGTCGCGGCATTGGCGAAGGCCGGCGTCGTCGTGAGCCTTGGCCATTCGGACACCAGCTACCTCAGAGCAAAAACCTTCGCCGAAGCGGGCGCCAGCGTGGTCACCCACCTGTTCAACGCCATGAGCCAGATCGGCAACCGCGAGCCTGGACTGGCGGGCACGGCGATCGATGTCGGCTCCTTGTCCGCCGGGCTCATCGCCGACGGCATACACGTTCATCCCGCGACCATCCGGATCGCGCTCGACGCCAAGCAGGGACCGGGCAAGATCGTGCTGGTCACCGACGCCATGGCGCCGATCGGCACCGACATGACCTCGTTCACGCTCAACGGCCGCACCATCTACCGCAAGGACGGGAGTCTCAGGCTTGCCGACGGAACGCTCGCGGGCGCCGATCTCGACATGATATCGGCGATCCGGTTCATGCACGGCGTCGTCGGCGTCGAACTCTCGGAAGCCCTGCGTATGGCCTCGCTCTATCCGGCGCAGGCGATCGGCCAGTCGCATCGGCTCGGCCGATTTGCCAACGGCACGGCGGCGGATATCGTTGCGCTGTCGGACGATCTTGGCATAGGAAGCGTCTGGATCGGCGGCGAGAAGGTGTTCGAGGCCGGCGCTCCACGCTGA
- a CDS encoding ABC transporter ATP-binding protein/permease, which yields MSEAKPRSKPADGIKPRGAPKRRRQKPRDERPRAEEASKKKPGDKKAPIVEAAAPDIAGEAPPPEAVEPDPQLTPEEAEQARKKYLLKRFWISGRGYWGRHGDRLAWPLSAGLVILIVVNVGFQYGINVWNRSIFDAIEKRDAHTVYFLSAVFVPLVLGSISLVVAQVWLRMTMQRRWRAWLTTSVIARWLANGRYYQLNLVKGDHQNPEARLSEDLRVATESPVDFVAGVIVATLSASTFIVVLWTIGGALSFPLGGSTITVPGFLVITAVIYAAITSTSMFVIGRDFVRLSEEKNQTEAEFRYVLTRVRENGESIALLGGEEEERSGIDRTFAGVLKRWAQLTGQHMRTALVSQGSSLFAPVVPVLLCAPKFLEGSMSLGQVMQAASAFAIVQSSFGWLVDNYPRLADWNASARRIASLMMSLDGLERAEQSDELGRIKRGETKGDAMLSLDNLSVTLDDGTSVVKETEVAVESGERVLVSGESGSGKSTLVRAIAGLWPWGSGSVNFHPDRRLFMLPQRPYIPSGTLRRVVAYPAAADKWKLDQIKAALDKVGLGYLAGRIKEEAPWDQTLSGGEKQRVAFARLLLHRPDIVVLDEATSALDEKSQDQMMATVIRELPEVTILSVAHRAELEAFHTRKITLERHKGGAKLVRDIDLVPRNRKRGLLTRALWGSGTTTEKPRKTK from the coding sequence ATGTCCGAGGCGAAACCCAGATCGAAACCGGCCGACGGCATAAAGCCGCGCGGCGCCCCCAAGCGGCGGCGGCAAAAGCCGCGCGACGAGCGCCCGCGCGCGGAGGAGGCGAGCAAAAAGAAGCCAGGCGACAAGAAGGCACCGATCGTCGAAGCGGCCGCGCCCGACATCGCAGGCGAAGCTCCGCCGCCGGAAGCCGTCGAACCCGACCCGCAGTTGACGCCCGAGGAAGCAGAACAGGCGCGCAAGAAATACCTGCTGAAGCGCTTCTGGATCAGCGGGCGCGGCTATTGGGGACGGCATGGCGACAGGCTCGCCTGGCCATTGTCGGCCGGGCTGGTGATCCTGATCGTCGTCAATGTCGGCTTCCAGTACGGGATCAATGTCTGGAACCGCTCGATCTTCGACGCCATCGAGAAGCGCGACGCCCATACCGTCTATTTCCTCAGCGCCGTGTTTGTGCCGCTGGTGCTTGGCAGCATCAGCCTTGTCGTCGCGCAGGTCTGGCTGCGCATGACCATGCAGCGCCGCTGGCGCGCCTGGCTGACGACCTCGGTGATAGCGCGCTGGCTCGCCAACGGCCGCTACTATCAGCTGAACCTCGTCAAGGGCGACCACCAGAACCCGGAGGCGCGCCTGTCTGAAGATCTGCGGGTCGCCACCGAGTCACCCGTCGATTTCGTCGCCGGCGTGATTGTCGCCACCCTGTCGGCCTCGACCTTCATCGTGGTGCTGTGGACGATCGGCGGCGCCTTGAGCTTCCCGCTAGGCGGCTCGACCATCACCGTGCCCGGCTTCCTCGTCATCACCGCGGTGATCTATGCCGCGATCACCTCGACCTCGATGTTCGTCATCGGCCGCGATTTCGTGCGGCTGTCCGAGGAGAAGAACCAGACGGAAGCCGAATTCCGCTACGTGCTGACGCGCGTGCGTGAAAACGGCGAGAGCATCGCCCTGCTCGGCGGCGAGGAAGAGGAACGCAGCGGCATCGACAGAACCTTTGCCGGCGTGCTGAAGCGCTGGGCGCAACTGACCGGCCAGCACATGCGCACGGCACTTGTTTCGCAGGGCTCGAGCCTGTTCGCGCCGGTGGTGCCGGTCCTGCTGTGCGCGCCAAAGTTCCTCGAAGGGTCGATGTCGCTCGGCCAGGTCATGCAGGCGGCCTCCGCCTTCGCCATTGTTCAGAGCTCTTTCGGCTGGCTGGTCGACAATTATCCGCGCCTCGCCGACTGGAACGCCTCCGCACGCCGCATCGCTTCGCTGATGATGTCCCTCGACGGGCTGGAACGTGCCGAGCAGAGCGACGAGCTCGGGCGCATCAAGCGTGGCGAGACCAAGGGCGACGCCATGCTCAGCCTCGACAATCTCTCCGTGACGCTCGACGACGGCACGTCCGTGGTCAAGGAGACGGAGGTCGCCGTCGAATCGGGCGAGCGGGTGCTGGTTTCGGGCGAATCCGGTTCGGGCAAGTCGACGCTGGTGCGGGCGATCGCCGGCCTGTGGCCATGGGGAAGCGGCAGCGTCAATTTCCATCCCGACAGGCGGTTGTTCATGCTGCCGCAGCGGCCCTACATCCCGTCCGGCACGCTGCGCCGCGTGGTCGCCTACCCCGCGGCCGCCGACAAGTGGAAGCTCGACCAGATCAAGGCCGCCCTCGACAAGGTCGGCCTCGGCTACCTCGCCGGCCGGATCAAGGAGGAAGCGCCCTGGGACCAGACCTTGTCGGGTGGCGAAAAGCAGCGGGTCGCCTTCGCGCGGCTCTTGCTGCATCGCCCCGACATCGTCGTTCTGGACGAGGCGACCTCGGCGCTGGACGAAAAGAGCCAGGACCAGATGATGGCAACGGTCATCCGCGAATTGCCTGAAGTCACGATCCTCAGCGTGGCGCATCGCGCCGAACTGGAAGCCTTCCACACCCGCAAGATCACGCTCGAGCGGCACAAGGGCGGCGCGAAACTAGTCAGGGATATCGACCTCGTGCCGCGCAACCGCAAGCGCGGCCTGCTCACGCGCGCCTTGTGGGGCTCGGGCACGACGACCGAAAAGCCGCGCAAGACGAAATAA